Proteins encoded within one genomic window of Tamandua tetradactyla isolate mTamTet1 chromosome 11, mTamTet1.pri, whole genome shotgun sequence:
- the TEKTIP1 gene encoding tektin bundle-interacting protein 1 has translation MRLPTPTSPRGPSKSISPHLCTETGKLRPGEEQGLAAGSPLPAPVPSDDYLSLEGPRWAPTIKQATRWKYTPMGRHAASQPWYTGLTNVDSHDAWFTLPRAPDRPCREAYVHWSTCHGHRQCSLPPAYTLHLRETAWYDPVVPAQYLSPSTGWGSTLWKDSPTRGKEYALNRNRFGVQPPSPVTDYVPHLSAPQRPRYTAHDRRQWALLSSCPSAGRQPLPVYTPVH, from the exons AGACGGGCAAGCTGAGGCCCGGGGAGGAGCAGGGGCTGGCCGCGGGCTCACCTCTGCCTGCCCCCGTCCCTAGTGATGACTACCTGTCCCTGGAGGGGCCCCGCTGGGCGCCAACCATCAAGCAGGCAACGCGCTGGAAGTACACGCCCATGGGGCGCCACGCGGCCAGCCAACCGTGGTACACGGGCCTGACCAACGTGGACTCCCACGACGCCTGGTTCACACTGCCAAGGGCCCCAGACAGGCCCTGCCGCGAAGCCTACGTCCACTGGAGCACCTGCCATGGCCACCGTCAGTGCAGCCTGCCCCCCG cctACACCCTGCACCTGCGGGAGACAGCCTGGTACGACCCTGTCGTCCCTGCCCAGTACCTGAGCCCCAGCACCGGGTGGGGGAGCACGCTCTGGAAAGATAGCCCCACCCGGGGGAAGGAGTACG CCCTCAACAGGAACAGATTTGGGGTGCAGCCACCCTCGCCAGTGACCGATTACGTGCCCCACCTGTCGGCACCCCAGCGCCCGCGCTACACAGCCCACGACCGCCGGCAGTGGGCGCTGCTGAGCTCCTGCCCCTCAGCAGGCCGGCAGCCCCTGCCTGTCTACACGCCGGTCCACTGA